In a single window of the Lagenorhynchus albirostris chromosome 19, mLagAlb1.1, whole genome shotgun sequence genome:
- the CBLC gene encoding E3 ubiquitin-protein ligase CBL-C isoform X4 translates to MAAAAPRGRQWRESKAFGRAVRLLQRLEEQCGDPRLASSPPSLRDLLPRTAQLLREVAHARRADGGDGPEGPGGAKDFLVVYLANLEAKSRQVAALLPPRGRKTTNDELFREGSRLRRQLAKLTLIFSHMCAELGALFPGGKYCGHTYQLTKVPAHTFWRDHCGARYVFRPSCTRPGQWAIGFVSSDGNILQTIPVNKPLFQALLEGQKEGFYLYPDGKNHNPDLTELCQMKPHQRVHVSEEQLQLYWAMDSTFELCKICAESNKDVKVEPCGHLLCSRCLATWQHSDSQTCPFCRCKIKGQAAVIIHELKASATAEDSEDSNDNGGELQQVTPSPPPLPPRLDLPPESPRSKYQLKVAPLALPRLRAPLTLPRFWTEASASLEITSSPQARAGTRGNS, encoded by the exons ATGGCTGCGGCGGCCCCGCGGGGACGGCAGTGGAGAGAATCCAAAGCGTTCGGTCGGGCGGTGAGGCTGCTGCAGCGCCTGGAAGAGCAATGCGGGGACCCCCGGCTCGCCTCGAGTCCCCCCTCGCTGCGGGACCTGCTGCCCCGCACCGCGCAGCTGCTGCGCGAGGTGGCGCACGCCCGGCGGGCGGACGGCGGAGACGGCCCCGAGGGTCCCGGTGGTGCGAAGGACTTTCTCGTGGTCTATCTCGCTAACCTGGAGGCCAAGAGCAGGCAGGTGGCGGCACTGTTGCCACCCCGGGGCCGGAAGACTACCAACGACGAGCTCTTCCGGGAGGGCTCCAGACTCAG GCGACAGCTGGCCAAGCTGACCCTCATCTTCAGCCACATGTGCGCGGAGCTGGGCGCACTCTTCCCTGGGGGCAAATACTGTGGACACACGTACCAGCTCACCAAGGTCCCGGCCCACACTTTCTGGAGAGACCATTGCGGAGCCCG CTACGTCTTCCGGCCCAGCTGCACTCGCCCGGGGCAGTGGGCCATCGGATTCGTGAGCTCAGATGGCAACATCCTGCAGACCATCCCTGTCAACAAACCTCTGTTCCAGGCACTCCTGGAAGGACAAAAGGAAGGCTT ctacCTCTACCCAGATGGGAAGAACCACAACCCGGACCTGACCGAACTCTGCCAGATGAAACCCCATCAGCGTGTCCACGTGTCGGAG GAGCAGCTGCAGCTGTACTGGGCCATGGACTCCACGTTTGAGCTCTGCAAGATCTGTGCCGAGAGCAACAAGGACGTGAAGGTGGAGCCGTGCGGGCACCTGCTCTGTAGCCGCTGCCTGGCTACCTGGCAG cacTCAGACAGCCAGACCTGCCCCTTCTGCCGCTGCAAGATCAAGGGCCAAGCGGCTGTGATTATCCATGAGCTGAAAGCCAGCGCCACTGCTGAGGACTCAGAGGACAGCAATGACAACGGAGGGGAGCTGCAGCAG GTgaccccctcacctcctcccttgCCCCCTCGGCTGGATCTGCCCCCCGAGAGTCCGAGAAGCAAATACCAGCTGAAGGTG GCGCCTCTGGCGCTCCCCAGACTTCGAGCCCCTCTAACCTTGCCAAGATTTTGGACTGAGGCCTCAGCCTCATTGGAAATCACCTCCAGCCCCCAGGCCAGGGCGGGCACCAGGGG AAACTCCTAA
- the CBLC gene encoding E3 ubiquitin-protein ligase CBL-C isoform X3 — protein sequence MAAAAPRGRQWRESKAFGRAVRLLQRLEEQCGDPRLASSPPSLRDLLPRTAQLLREVAHARRADGGDGPEGPGGAKDFLVVYLANLEAKSRQVAALLPPRGRKTTNDELFREGSRLRCVLPWAEFELLLCLCHPVEPGCTTLALRSTIDLTCSGHVSMFEFDIFTRLFQPWPTLLKNWQLLAVNHPGYMAFLTYDEVRARLQTYRDKPGSYVFRPSCTRPGQWAIGFVSSDGNILQTIPVNKPLFQALLEGQKEGFYLYPDGKNHNPDLTELCQMKPHQRVHVSEEQLQLYWAMDSTFELCKICAESNKDVKVEPCGHLLCSRCLATWQHSDSQTCPFCRCKIKGQAAVIIHELKASATAEDSEDSNDNGGELQQVTPSPPPLPPRLDLPPESPRSKYQLKVAPLALPRLRAPLTLPRFWTEASASLEITSSPQARAGTRGNS from the exons ATGGCTGCGGCGGCCCCGCGGGGACGGCAGTGGAGAGAATCCAAAGCGTTCGGTCGGGCGGTGAGGCTGCTGCAGCGCCTGGAAGAGCAATGCGGGGACCCCCGGCTCGCCTCGAGTCCCCCCTCGCTGCGGGACCTGCTGCCCCGCACCGCGCAGCTGCTGCGCGAGGTGGCGCACGCCCGGCGGGCGGACGGCGGAGACGGCCCCGAGGGTCCCGGTGGTGCGAAGGACTTTCTCGTGGTCTATCTCGCTAACCTGGAGGCCAAGAGCAGGCAGGTGGCGGCACTGTTGCCACCCCGGGGCCGGAAGACTACCAACGACGAGCTCTTCCGGGAGGGCTCCAGACTCAG GTGTGTGCTGCCCTGGGCTGAGTTTGAGCTGCTTCTGTGCCTCTGCCACCCCGTGGAGCCTGGCTGCACCACCCTGGCCTTGCGCTCCACTATTGACCTCACCTGCAGCGGCCATGTGTCCATGTTCGAGTTTGACATCTTCACCAGGCTCTTCCAG CCATGGCCAACACTCCTCAAGAACTGGCAGCTCCTGGCCGTCAACCACCCAGGCTACATGGCCTTCCTCACTTACGATGAGGTCCGAGCACGTCTGCAGACCTACAGAGACAAGCCAGGCAG CTACGTCTTCCGGCCCAGCTGCACTCGCCCGGGGCAGTGGGCCATCGGATTCGTGAGCTCAGATGGCAACATCCTGCAGACCATCCCTGTCAACAAACCTCTGTTCCAGGCACTCCTGGAAGGACAAAAGGAAGGCTT ctacCTCTACCCAGATGGGAAGAACCACAACCCGGACCTGACCGAACTCTGCCAGATGAAACCCCATCAGCGTGTCCACGTGTCGGAG GAGCAGCTGCAGCTGTACTGGGCCATGGACTCCACGTTTGAGCTCTGCAAGATCTGTGCCGAGAGCAACAAGGACGTGAAGGTGGAGCCGTGCGGGCACCTGCTCTGTAGCCGCTGCCTGGCTACCTGGCAG cacTCAGACAGCCAGACCTGCCCCTTCTGCCGCTGCAAGATCAAGGGCCAAGCGGCTGTGATTATCCATGAGCTGAAAGCCAGCGCCACTGCTGAGGACTCAGAGGACAGCAATGACAACGGAGGGGAGCTGCAGCAG GTgaccccctcacctcctcccttgCCCCCTCGGCTGGATCTGCCCCCCGAGAGTCCGAGAAGCAAATACCAGCTGAAGGTG GCGCCTCTGGCGCTCCCCAGACTTCGAGCCCCTCTAACCTTGCCAAGATTTTGGACTGAGGCCTCAGCCTCATTGGAAATCACCTCCAGCCCCCAGGCCAGGGCGGGCACCAGGGG AAACTCCTAA
- the CBLC gene encoding E3 ubiquitin-protein ligase CBL-C isoform X2 has product MAAAAPRGRQWRESKAFGRAVRLLQRLEEQCGDPRLASSPPSLRDLLPRTAQLLREVAHARRADGGDGPEGPGGAKDFLVVYLANLEAKSRQVAALLPPRGRKTTNDELFREGSRLSHMCAELGALFPGGKYCGHTYQLTKVPAHTFWRDHCGARCVLPWAEFELLLCLCHPVEPGCTTLALRSTIDLTCSGHVSMFEFDIFTRLFQPWPTLLKNWQLLAVNHPGYMAFLTYDEVRARLQTYRDKPGSYVFRPSCTRPGQWAIGFVSSDGNILQTIPVNKPLFQALLEGQKEGFYLYPDGKNHNPDLTELCQMKPHQRVHVSEEQLQLYWAMDSTFELCKICAESNKDVKVEPCGHLLCSRCLATWQHSDSQTCPFCRCKIKGQAAVIIHELKASATAEDSEDSNDNGGELQQVTPSPPPLPPRLDLPPESPRSKYQLKVAPLALPRLRAPLTLPRFWTEASASLEITSSPQARAGTRGNS; this is encoded by the exons ATGGCTGCGGCGGCCCCGCGGGGACGGCAGTGGAGAGAATCCAAAGCGTTCGGTCGGGCGGTGAGGCTGCTGCAGCGCCTGGAAGAGCAATGCGGGGACCCCCGGCTCGCCTCGAGTCCCCCCTCGCTGCGGGACCTGCTGCCCCGCACCGCGCAGCTGCTGCGCGAGGTGGCGCACGCCCGGCGGGCGGACGGCGGAGACGGCCCCGAGGGTCCCGGTGGTGCGAAGGACTTTCTCGTGGTCTATCTCGCTAACCTGGAGGCCAAGAGCAGGCAGGTGGCGGCACTGTTGCCACCCCGGGGCCGGAAGACTACCAACGACGAGCTCTTCCGGGAGGGCTCCAGACTCAG CCACATGTGCGCGGAGCTGGGCGCACTCTTCCCTGGGGGCAAATACTGTGGACACACGTACCAGCTCACCAAGGTCCCGGCCCACACTTTCTGGAGAGACCATTGCGGAGCCCG GTGTGTGCTGCCCTGGGCTGAGTTTGAGCTGCTTCTGTGCCTCTGCCACCCCGTGGAGCCTGGCTGCACCACCCTGGCCTTGCGCTCCACTATTGACCTCACCTGCAGCGGCCATGTGTCCATGTTCGAGTTTGACATCTTCACCAGGCTCTTCCAG CCATGGCCAACACTCCTCAAGAACTGGCAGCTCCTGGCCGTCAACCACCCAGGCTACATGGCCTTCCTCACTTACGATGAGGTCCGAGCACGTCTGCAGACCTACAGAGACAAGCCAGGCAG CTACGTCTTCCGGCCCAGCTGCACTCGCCCGGGGCAGTGGGCCATCGGATTCGTGAGCTCAGATGGCAACATCCTGCAGACCATCCCTGTCAACAAACCTCTGTTCCAGGCACTCCTGGAAGGACAAAAGGAAGGCTT ctacCTCTACCCAGATGGGAAGAACCACAACCCGGACCTGACCGAACTCTGCCAGATGAAACCCCATCAGCGTGTCCACGTGTCGGAG GAGCAGCTGCAGCTGTACTGGGCCATGGACTCCACGTTTGAGCTCTGCAAGATCTGTGCCGAGAGCAACAAGGACGTGAAGGTGGAGCCGTGCGGGCACCTGCTCTGTAGCCGCTGCCTGGCTACCTGGCAG cacTCAGACAGCCAGACCTGCCCCTTCTGCCGCTGCAAGATCAAGGGCCAAGCGGCTGTGATTATCCATGAGCTGAAAGCCAGCGCCACTGCTGAGGACTCAGAGGACAGCAATGACAACGGAGGGGAGCTGCAGCAG GTgaccccctcacctcctcccttgCCCCCTCGGCTGGATCTGCCCCCCGAGAGTCCGAGAAGCAAATACCAGCTGAAGGTG GCGCCTCTGGCGCTCCCCAGACTTCGAGCCCCTCTAACCTTGCCAAGATTTTGGACTGAGGCCTCAGCCTCATTGGAAATCACCTCCAGCCCCCAGGCCAGGGCGGGCACCAGGGG AAACTCCTAA
- the CBLC gene encoding E3 ubiquitin-protein ligase CBL-C isoform X1: MAAAAPRGRQWRESKAFGRAVRLLQRLEEQCGDPRLASSPPSLRDLLPRTAQLLREVAHARRADGGDGPEGPGGAKDFLVVYLANLEAKSRQVAALLPPRGRKTTNDELFREGSRLRRQLAKLTLIFSHMCAELGALFPGGKYCGHTYQLTKVPAHTFWRDHCGARCVLPWAEFELLLCLCHPVEPGCTTLALRSTIDLTCSGHVSMFEFDIFTRLFQPWPTLLKNWQLLAVNHPGYMAFLTYDEVRARLQTYRDKPGSYVFRPSCTRPGQWAIGFVSSDGNILQTIPVNKPLFQALLEGQKEGFYLYPDGKNHNPDLTELCQMKPHQRVHVSEEQLQLYWAMDSTFELCKICAESNKDVKVEPCGHLLCSRCLATWQHSDSQTCPFCRCKIKGQAAVIIHELKASATAEDSEDSNDNGGELQQVTPSPPPLPPRLDLPPESPRSKYQLKVAPLALPRLRAPLTLPRFWTEASASLEITSSPQARAGTRGNS; encoded by the exons ATGGCTGCGGCGGCCCCGCGGGGACGGCAGTGGAGAGAATCCAAAGCGTTCGGTCGGGCGGTGAGGCTGCTGCAGCGCCTGGAAGAGCAATGCGGGGACCCCCGGCTCGCCTCGAGTCCCCCCTCGCTGCGGGACCTGCTGCCCCGCACCGCGCAGCTGCTGCGCGAGGTGGCGCACGCCCGGCGGGCGGACGGCGGAGACGGCCCCGAGGGTCCCGGTGGTGCGAAGGACTTTCTCGTGGTCTATCTCGCTAACCTGGAGGCCAAGAGCAGGCAGGTGGCGGCACTGTTGCCACCCCGGGGCCGGAAGACTACCAACGACGAGCTCTTCCGGGAGGGCTCCAGACTCAG GCGACAGCTGGCCAAGCTGACCCTCATCTTCAGCCACATGTGCGCGGAGCTGGGCGCACTCTTCCCTGGGGGCAAATACTGTGGACACACGTACCAGCTCACCAAGGTCCCGGCCCACACTTTCTGGAGAGACCATTGCGGAGCCCG GTGTGTGCTGCCCTGGGCTGAGTTTGAGCTGCTTCTGTGCCTCTGCCACCCCGTGGAGCCTGGCTGCACCACCCTGGCCTTGCGCTCCACTATTGACCTCACCTGCAGCGGCCATGTGTCCATGTTCGAGTTTGACATCTTCACCAGGCTCTTCCAG CCATGGCCAACACTCCTCAAGAACTGGCAGCTCCTGGCCGTCAACCACCCAGGCTACATGGCCTTCCTCACTTACGATGAGGTCCGAGCACGTCTGCAGACCTACAGAGACAAGCCAGGCAG CTACGTCTTCCGGCCCAGCTGCACTCGCCCGGGGCAGTGGGCCATCGGATTCGTGAGCTCAGATGGCAACATCCTGCAGACCATCCCTGTCAACAAACCTCTGTTCCAGGCACTCCTGGAAGGACAAAAGGAAGGCTT ctacCTCTACCCAGATGGGAAGAACCACAACCCGGACCTGACCGAACTCTGCCAGATGAAACCCCATCAGCGTGTCCACGTGTCGGAG GAGCAGCTGCAGCTGTACTGGGCCATGGACTCCACGTTTGAGCTCTGCAAGATCTGTGCCGAGAGCAACAAGGACGTGAAGGTGGAGCCGTGCGGGCACCTGCTCTGTAGCCGCTGCCTGGCTACCTGGCAG cacTCAGACAGCCAGACCTGCCCCTTCTGCCGCTGCAAGATCAAGGGCCAAGCGGCTGTGATTATCCATGAGCTGAAAGCCAGCGCCACTGCTGAGGACTCAGAGGACAGCAATGACAACGGAGGGGAGCTGCAGCAG GTgaccccctcacctcctcccttgCCCCCTCGGCTGGATCTGCCCCCCGAGAGTCCGAGAAGCAAATACCAGCTGAAGGTG GCGCCTCTGGCGCTCCCCAGACTTCGAGCCCCTCTAACCTTGCCAAGATTTTGGACTGAGGCCTCAGCCTCATTGGAAATCACCTCCAGCCCCCAGGCCAGGGCGGGCACCAGGGG AAACTCCTAA